From a single Streptomyces misionensis genomic region:
- a CDS encoding SGNH/GDSL hydrolase family protein: MLRFMPVGDSMTIGSAGEHTWRHRLWQLLRRTHDPDVTLVGPRETLYDKQSGEPTSLDYADPDFPRAHLAGWGEGWLHMAPLIGGAVRECRPDVLLVSLGLIDLGFYTNAEQTAENVRAFIAAARDADPRVRMVLLPVIPNVRAETDAPFAEQVDLFNVLLAKAAADLDEPRSPILLASRPAAYDIHVDTYDGTHPNASGEQRIAEAFAGAMREAWGIGQT, encoded by the coding sequence ATGCTCAGGTTCATGCCCGTGGGCGACTCCATGACGATCGGGAGCGCGGGCGAACACACATGGCGTCACCGGCTGTGGCAGCTCCTTCGCCGTACGCACGACCCCGACGTCACGCTCGTCGGCCCGCGCGAGACGCTGTACGACAAGCAGTCCGGCGAGCCGACGTCCCTCGACTACGCCGACCCCGATTTCCCCCGCGCCCACCTCGCGGGCTGGGGCGAGGGCTGGCTGCACATGGCCCCGCTGATCGGCGGGGCGGTCCGGGAGTGCCGGCCGGACGTCCTGCTCGTCTCGCTCGGCCTGATAGACCTCGGCTTCTACACCAACGCCGAGCAGACCGCCGAGAACGTCCGGGCCTTCATCGCCGCCGCCCGGGACGCCGACCCGCGCGTCCGCATGGTGCTGTTGCCGGTGATCCCCAACGTCCGCGCCGAGACGGACGCCCCCTTCGCCGAGCAGGTGGACCTCTTCAACGTCCTCCTCGCCAAGGCGGCCGCCGACCTGGACGAGCCCCGGTCGCCGATCCTGCTGGCGTCCCGGCCCGCCGCGTACGACATCCACGTCGACACCTACGACGGCACCCACCCCAACGCCAGCGGCGAGCAGCGGATCGCGGAGGCGTTCGCCGGGGCGATGCGGGAGGCGTGGGGGATCGGGCAGACGTAG
- a CDS encoding aldo/keto reductase — MKYTQLGRTGLKVSRLVLGTMNFGPQTDEADSHAIMDAALDAGINFFDTANVYGWGENKGRTETIIGNWFAKGGDRRDKVVLATKVYGNMAGDGEAWPNHDKLSALNIRRAVDASLKRLQTDHIDLYQFHHVDRNTPFDEIWQAIDTLVQQGKILYAGSSNFPGYKIAQANETAARRGGTIGLVSEQCLYNLAERRAEMEVIPAAQEYGLGVIPWSPLHGGVLGGVIKKEVQGGRRASGRAADTLADPAARARIQSYEDLLDKHGVEPGEAALAWLLTRPGVTGPIVGPRTAEQLESALRAVELELSGELLAGLDEIFPGPGPSPEAFAW; from the coding sequence ATGAAGTACACGCAGCTTGGACGCACCGGACTCAAGGTCAGCCGACTGGTTCTCGGGACGATGAACTTCGGGCCGCAGACGGACGAAGCCGACAGCCACGCGATCATGGACGCGGCACTGGACGCGGGCATCAACTTCTTCGACACCGCCAACGTCTACGGCTGGGGCGAGAACAAGGGGCGCACCGAGACCATCATCGGCAACTGGTTCGCCAAGGGCGGCGACCGCCGCGACAAGGTCGTCCTCGCCACCAAGGTCTACGGCAACATGGCCGGCGACGGCGAGGCCTGGCCCAACCACGACAAGCTCTCCGCGCTGAACATCCGGCGCGCGGTGGACGCCAGCCTGAAGCGGTTGCAGACCGACCACATCGACCTCTACCAGTTCCACCACGTCGACCGGAACACCCCCTTCGACGAGATCTGGCAGGCGATCGACACCCTCGTCCAGCAGGGCAAGATCCTCTACGCCGGTTCCTCCAACTTCCCCGGCTACAAGATCGCCCAGGCCAACGAGACCGCCGCCCGCCGCGGCGGCACCATCGGCCTCGTCAGCGAGCAGTGCCTGTACAACCTCGCCGAGCGCCGCGCCGAGATGGAGGTCATCCCGGCCGCGCAGGAGTACGGCCTCGGGGTCATCCCCTGGTCCCCGTTGCACGGCGGAGTGCTCGGCGGTGTGATCAAGAAGGAGGTGCAGGGCGGGCGCCGCGCCTCCGGCCGCGCCGCCGACACCCTCGCCGACCCCGCGGCCCGCGCGCGGATCCAGTCCTACGAGGACCTGCTCGACAAGCACGGCGTGGAGCCCGGCGAGGCCGCGCTGGCCTGGCTGCTCACCCGTCCCGGGGTCACGGGCCCGATCGTCGGCCCGCGCACGGCCGAGCAGCTGGAGTCGGCGCTGCGCGCGGTGGAGCTGGAGCTGAGCGGAGAACTCCTCGCCGGCCTGGACGAGATCTTCCCGGGCCCGGGCCCGTCCCCGGAGGCCTTCGCCTGGTGA
- the serC gene encoding phosphoserine transaminase, which produces MADIQIPADIKPADGRFGAGPSKVRTEALDALAATGSSLLGTSHRQAPVKNLVGKVREGISELFSLPEGYEVILGNGGSTAFWDIATHGLIDNKSQHLNFGEFSSKFAKAAKLAPWLAEPTVIAADPGTHPEPSAEAGVDVYAFTHNETSTGVAMPIRRVTGADEGSLVLVDATSGAGGLPVDVTETDVYYFAPQKSFASDGGLWIGVFSPAAIERAERVHASGRHIPEFFSLPTAIDNSRKNQTYNTPALATLFLLNQQLEWLNGQGGLDWATARTKDSATRLYNWAEESKYATPFVTDPAKRSQVIGTIDFSDEIDAAAVAKVLRANGIVDTEPYRKLGRNQLRIAMFPAIDPADVEALTKCVDYVIEKL; this is translated from the coding sequence GTGGCCGACATCCAGATTCCCGCTGACATCAAGCCCGCCGACGGACGCTTCGGTGCGGGCCCCTCCAAGGTGCGGACCGAGGCGCTGGACGCCCTCGCCGCCACCGGAAGCTCCCTGCTCGGCACCTCCCACCGCCAGGCGCCCGTGAAGAACCTGGTGGGGAAGGTCCGCGAGGGGATCTCCGAGCTGTTCTCCCTGCCCGAGGGCTACGAGGTGATCCTCGGCAACGGCGGCTCCACCGCCTTCTGGGACATCGCCACCCACGGACTGATCGACAACAAGTCCCAGCACCTCAACTTCGGCGAGTTCTCCTCCAAGTTCGCCAAGGCGGCCAAGCTCGCGCCCTGGCTCGCCGAGCCGACCGTGATCGCCGCCGACCCCGGCACGCACCCGGAGCCCAGCGCCGAGGCGGGCGTCGACGTCTACGCCTTCACCCACAACGAGACCTCCACCGGTGTCGCCATGCCCATCCGCCGGGTGACCGGCGCCGACGAGGGCTCCCTCGTCCTGGTCGACGCCACCTCCGGCGCGGGCGGCCTGCCGGTGGACGTCACCGAGACCGACGTCTACTACTTCGCCCCGCAGAAGTCCTTCGCCTCCGACGGCGGCCTGTGGATCGGCGTCTTCTCCCCCGCCGCGATCGAGCGCGCCGAACGCGTCCACGCGTCCGGCCGGCACATCCCCGAGTTCTTCTCGCTGCCCACGGCGATCGACAACTCCCGCAAGAACCAGACGTACAACACCCCGGCCCTCGCCACGCTCTTCCTGCTGAACCAGCAGCTGGAATGGCTCAACGGCCAGGGCGGCCTGGACTGGGCGACGGCCCGTACGAAGGACTCCGCCACCCGCCTCTACAACTGGGCCGAGGAGTCGAAGTACGCGACCCCGTTCGTCACCGACCCGGCCAAGCGGTCCCAGGTCATCGGCACGATCGACTTCTCCGACGAGATCGACGCCGCCGCCGTGGCCAAGGTGCTGCGCGCGAACGGCATCGTGGACACCGAGCCCTACCGCAAGCTCGGCCGCAACCAGCTGCGCATCGCCATGTTCCCGGCGATCGACCCGGCGGACGTCGAGGCACTGACCAAGTGCGTCGACTACGTGATCGAGAAGCTCTGA